A portion of the Betta splendens chromosome 2, fBetSpl5.4, whole genome shotgun sequence genome contains these proteins:
- the LOC114869797 gene encoding sodium channel protein type 2 subunit alpha-like isoform X1, translating into MAQLLVPPGPDSFRPFVPESLAAIERRIAEEEARRPRAERRSDCDDEDGPKPNSDLEAGKSLPFIYGDIPPHLVSTPLEDLDSYYSNQKTFIVLNRRKAIFRFNATPALYILSPFNPIRRISVRILVHSMFSMLIMFTILTNCAFMTLSNPPEWAKNVEYTFTGIYTFESLIKILARGFCVGKFTFLQDPWNWLDFSVISMAYITEFVNLGNVSALRTFRVLRALKTISVIPGLKTIVGALIQSVKKLSDVMILTVFCLSVFALIGLQLFMGNLRQKCLRMPPEGNATNSTNATLDDLFFSGVLTDINATVVQNDTFNWTEYKNDERNYYYLPGRRDALLCGNGSGAGLCPEGFACIKAGRNPDYGYTSFDTFSWAFLSLFRLMTQDFWENLYQQTLRAAGKPYMVFFVLVIFLGSFYLVNLILAVVAMAYDEQNQATIEEAQQKEEEFQAMLEQLKRQQEEAQVAAAAATESGEYSGRGGPTSESSSGTSKLSSKSAKERRNRRKKRKQREEEEERGVRDKFRKSASEDSIKRSTFRFSIDANRLSYEKRCSSPNQSLLSIRGSLFSPLRTSRASLFSFRGRARDMGSENDFADDEHSTFEESDSRRGSLFVPRRLERRCSAVSQTSLGAPRVVLPANGKMHCTVDCNGVVSLVGGTSITTSPVGLLLPEGTTTDTELKKRRSGFHQPSMDYLEEPTGRQRAMSVASILTNTMEELEESRQKCPPCWYKFANTCLIWDCCPQWLKIKEVVNMVVMDPFVDLTITVCIVLNTLFMAMEHYPMTPEFDNALSVGNLVFTGIFTAEMCFKIIALDPYYYFQQGWNIFDGIIVSLSLMELGLANVEGLSVLRSFRLLRVFKLAKSWPTLNMLIKIIGNSVGALGNLTLVLAIIVFIFAVVGMQLFGKSYKECVCKISEDCKLPRWHMHDFFHSFLIVFRVLCGEWIETMWDCMEVAGQTMCLIVFMMVMVIGNLVVLNLFLALLLSSFSADNLAATDDDSEMNNLQIAIGRIQRGIAFIKTTVRQFFRSICFGGGGKGSGLVEESKPLDELHSNGKGNCISNHTVEITKDPSGVYMTEGNGRPGGGLVVGVGLGGDSTGKYPIEECDYMSFIHNPSLTVTVPIAVGESDFENLNTEDFSSDSSDIEGSKEKLDVEPQRLSSSEGSTVDIRPPGDGVESVELEPEESLDPEACFTEGCVRRFPWCQVNEEGNNYKSWWTLRKTCFTIVEHNWFESFIIFMILLSSGALAFEDIYIEQRRTIKTVLEYADKVFTYVFILEMLLKWVAYGFVKYFTNAWCWLDFLIVDVSLVSLTANALGYSELSAIKSLRTLRALRPLRALSRFEGMRVVVNALLGAIPSIMNVLLVCLIFWLIFSIMGVNLFAGKYYYCVNTTNDEVFPLNVVNNLSECESLVNESARWKSVKINFDNVGAGYLALLQVATFKGWMDIMYAAVDSRDVGDQPQYEVNLYMYLYFVIFIIFGSFFTLNLFIGVIIDNFNQQKKKLGGQDIFMTEEQKKYYNAMKKLGSKKPQKPIPRPTNAFQGCVFDCITKQAFDILIMILICLNMVTMMVETDDQTEDMGKTLYWINLVFIVLFTGECVLKMISLRHYYFTIGWNIFDFVVVILSIVGMFLSEVIEKYFVSPTLFRVIRLARIGRILRLIKGAKGIRTLLFALMMSLPALFNIGLLLFLVMFIYAIFGMSNFAYVKRESGIDDMFNFETFGNSMICLFQITTSAGWDGLLAPILNKREPDCDSQLEHPGNSYKGNCGNPSVGIFFFVSYIIICFLIVVNMYIAVILENFSVATEESAEPLSEDDFEMFYEVWERFDPDATQFVEYSKLSDFADALDPPLRIPKPNMIQLITMDLPMVSGERIHCLDILFAFTKRVLGEGGEMDVLRGQMEERFMASNPSKVSYEPITTTLRRKQEEMSAVIIQRAFRRYMIRLAMKKASTIYKEQLKEGVRDPDKDVMVISKFNENSTTDKTDMTPSTASPPSYNSVTKSDKDKYEKENREKENKGKDRKK; encoded by the exons ATGGCACAGCTGCTTGTACCGCCCGGACCTGACAGCTTCCGCCCCTTCGTTCCAGAGTCTCTCGCCGCTATCGAGAGGCGCATCGCTGAGGAAGAGGCCCGGAGACCACGGGCGGAGCGCCGCAGCGACTGCGACGATGAAGACGGGCCTAAGCCCAACAGCGACTTGGAGGCGGGGAAATCTCTCCCCTTCATCTACGGGGACATCCCCCCCCACCTGGTGTCCACTCCGCTGGAGGACCTGGACTCCTACTACAGCAATCAGAAG ACCTTCATAGTATTGAATCGCAGGAAGGCAATCTTCCGTTTCAACGCCACTCCTGCCTTGTACATCTTAAGCCCCTTCAACCCCATCAGGAGGATATCAGTTAGAATTTTAGTACACTC gatgttcagcatgttgatcaTGTTCACCATCCTGACCAACTGTGCTTTCATGACCCTCAGCAATCCCCCGGAATGGGCCAAGAATGTAGA GTACACATTCACAGGGATTTACACCTTTGAGTCGCTCATAAAGATCCTGGCCAGGGGCTTCTGTGTGGGGAAGTTCACCTTCCTCCAGGATCCATGGAATTGGCTGGATTTCAGTGTTATCTCGATGGC GTATATAACAGAGTTTGTAAACCTAGGCAATGTTTCAGCTCTGCGCACGTTCAGAGTTTTGCGAGCTTTGAAAACTATCTCAGTAATACCAG GCTTGAAGACCATTGTTGGCGCCCTGATCCAGTCTGTGAAAAAGCTCTCCGACGTGATGATCCTCACCGTGTTCTGCCTCAGCGTCTTCGCCCTCATAGGCCTGCAGCTCTTCATGGGCAACCTGAGGCAGAAGTGCTTACGCATGCCGCCCGAGGGCAACGCCACCAACAGCACCAACGCCACCTTGGACGATTTGTTTTTCAGCGGCGTCCTGACGGACATCAACGCCACAGTAGTGCAGAATGACACCTTTAACTGGACAGAGTACAAGAACGATGAAC GTAATTACTACTACCTCCCTGGCCGTAGggatgctctgctctgtgggaaTGGGAGTGGCGCTGG GCTCTGTCCAGAGGGCTTTGCATGTATCAAAGCAGGCCGTAATCCAGACTATGGCTACACCAGCTTCGACACCTTCAGCTGGGCCTTCCTCTCCCTGTTCCGACTCATGACCCAGGACTTCTGGGAAAACCTTTACCAGCAG ACTTTGCGTGCTGCAGGCAAACCCTACATGGTGTTCTTTGTGCTGGTGATCTTCCTGGGCTCCTTCTACCTGGTTAACCTGATTTTGGCTGTGGTGGCCATGGCCTACGATGAGCAGAACCAGGCGACCATCGAGGAGGCCcagcagaaagaggaggagttCCAGGCCAtgttggagcagctgaagagacAACAGGAGGAGGCTCAG GTTGCCgcggcagcagccacagagagcgGCGAGTACAGCGGGAGAGGGGGCCCCACCTCAGAGTCCTCCTCGGGGACGTCTAAGCTCAGCTCCAAAAGTGCCAAGGAGCGACGCAACAGGCgaaagaagaggaagcagcgggaggaggaggaggagaggggggtccGGGACAAGTTCCGCAAGTCGGCGTCTGAGGACAGCATCAAGCGGTCCACCTTCCGATTCTCTATCGATGCCAACCGGCTGTCATATGAGAAGAGATGTTCATCACCCAACCAG tctctccTCAGTATCCGTGGATCCCTCTTCTCACCTCTGAGGACCAGCCGCGCCAGCTTGTTCAGCTTCCGAGGCCGGGCACGGGACATGGGCTCTGAGAATGACTTTGCAGACGATGAACACAGCACCTTTGAGGAGAGCGACAGCCGCAGGGGCTCTCTGTTTGTGCCCCGACGCCTGGAGCGTCGCTGCAGCGCTGTCAGCCAGACCAGCCTCGGAGCGCCCCGGGTCGTGCTCCCCGCCAATGGGAAAATGCACTGCACCGTGGACTGCAACGGTGTGGTGTCGCTGGTCGGCGGGACTTCTATCACAACCTCACCTGTaggtctgctgctgcctgag ggGACAACTACAGATACTGAGCTGAAAAAACGCCGTTCGGGTTTTCACCAGCCATCCATGGATTATTTAGAAGAACCAACGGGCAGACAGAGAGCCATGAGCGTGGCCAGTATCCTCACCAACACCATGGAAG AGCTTGAAGAGTCAAGACAAAAGTGTCCCCCCTGCTGGTATAAATTTGCCAACACCTGTCTCATCTGGGACTGTTGTCCCCAATGGCTGAAAATCAAGGAGGTTGTCAACATGGTGGTCATGGATCCATTTGTGGACTTGACCATCACCGTTTGCATTGTCCTCAACACCCTTTTCATGGCTATGGAGCATTACCCTATGACTCCAGAATTTGACAATGCTCTCTCAGTGGGAAACCTG GTGTTCACAGGCATCTTCACAGCAGAGATGTGCTTCAAGATCATCGCTTTGGATCCCTACTACTACTTCCAGCAAGGCTGGAACATCTTTGACGGCATCATCGTCAGCCTCAGTCTGATGGAGCTTGGTTTGGCCAACGTTGAAGGCCTGTCTGTACTCAGGTCATTTAGATTG TTAAGGGTCTTCAAACTGGCCAAGTCATGGCCCACTTTGAACATGCTGATAAAGATCATCGGCAACTCGGTGGGCGCTCTAGGGAACTTGACTCTGGTGCTGGCCATCATCGTCTTCATCTTCGCCGTGGTGGGGATGCAGCTTTTTGGGAAGAGCTACAAGGAGTGCGTGTGCAAGATTTCTGAGGACTGTAAGCTACCCCGCTGGCACATGCATGACTTCTTCCACTCCTTCCTCATTGTGTTCCGGGTGCTGTGCGGAGAGTGGATTGAGACCATGTGGGACTGCATGGAGGTGGCAGgacagacaatgtgtctaattGTCTTCATGATGGTCATGGTCATTGGAAATCTGGTG GTTCTAAACCTGTTCTTGGCTCTACTGCTGAGCTCTTTCAGCGCAGACAACCTGGCAGCAACTGACGACGACAGCGAAATGAACAACTTGCAGATTGCTATAGGTCGAATCCAGCGGGGCATCGCGTTTATCAAAACCACAGTGCGCCAGTTCTTCCGGAGCATTTGCTTTGGTGGGGGCGGTAAGGGCTCGGGTCTGGTTGAGGAGAGCAAACCCCTGGATGAACTGCACAGTAATGGCAAGGGCAACTGCATCTCCAATCACACTGTGGAGATCACCAAAGACCCCTCTGGCGTGTACATGACAGAGGGCAACGGACGACCAGGAGGAGGATTGGTGGTTGGAGTAGGACTTGGTGGAGACAGTACTGGGAAGTACCCTATAGAGGAATGTGACTACATGTCATTTATTCATAACCCCAGTCTGACAGTCACGGTGCCCATTGCTGTGGGTGAGTCGGACTTTGAGAACCTTAACACAGAGGACTTCAGCAGCGACTCGTCGGATATCGAGGGCAGCAAAGAG AAGCTTGATGTAGAGCCCCAGCGTCTGAGCTCATCGGAAGGAAGCACAGTTGATATTCGCCCTCCAGGTGACGGGGTTGAGTCAGTGGAACTGGAGCCAGAGGAGTCACTGGACCCAGAGGCCTGCTTcacagagg GTTGCGTGCGCAGATTCCCGTGGTGCCAGGTCAACGAAGAGGGAAATAATTACAAGAGCTGGTGGACACTCAGGAAAACCTGCTTTACCATAGTGGAGCACAACTGGTTTGAGTCCTTTATCATATTTAtgatcctgctcagcagtggAGCCCTG GCATTTGAGGACATTTACATCGAGCAGCGAAGGACCATAAAAACAGTGCTGGAATACGCAGACAAGGTCTTCACCTACGTCTTCATTTTGGAAATGCTGCTGAAATGGGTGGCATATGGCTTCGTCAAGTACTTCACCAATGCCTGGTGCTGGCTCGACTTCCTCATTGTAGAC GTGTCCTTGGTCAGCCTTACAGCCAACGCTTTGGGCTACTCTGAGCTTAGTGCCATCAAGTCTTTGAGGACCCTGCGAGCCCTCCGGCCCTTGAGGGCCTTGTCTCGGTTTGAGGGCATGAGG GTTGTAGTGAACGCTCTTCTGGGGGCCATCCCCTCCATCATGAATGTTCTGTTGGTCTGCCTCATTTTCTGGCTCATCTTCAGCATAATGGGTGTCAACCTGTTTGCTGGGAAGTACTATTACTGCGTCAACACCACCAACGATGAGGTCTTTCCCCTCAACGTCGTCAACAACTTGTCAGAGTGCGAGAGTCTGGTCAACGAAAGCGCCCGCTGGAAAAGTGTCAAAATCAACTTTGACAATGTCGGGGCCGGATATCTGGCTCTGTTGCAAGTG GCAACCTTTAAGGGTTGGATGGACATCATGTATGCAGCTGTGGACTCTAGAGAT gtGGGAGACCAGCCTCAGTATGAAGTGAACTTGTACATGTATCTCTACttcgtcatcttcatcatctttggGTCCTTCTTCACACTCAACCTGTTCATTGGTGTCATCATTGACAACTTTAACCAGCAGAAGAAAAAG TTGGGTGGTCAGGACATCTTCAtgacagaagaacaaaagaaatATTACAACGCTATGAAGAAGCTGGGCTCCAAGAAACCGCAAAAGCCTATACCTCGACCAACA AATGCATTTCAAGGCTGCGTGTTCGACTGCATCACAAAGCAGGCCTTTGATATTTTAATCATGATCCTCATCTGCCTTAACATGGTGACCATGATGGTGGAGACAGATGACCAAACAGAAGATATGGGCAAAACCCTGTACTGGATCAACCTGGTTTTCATTGTGCTCTTCACCGGAGAGTGTGTGCTCAAGATGATCTCTCTGCGTCACTATTACTTTACCATTGGCTGGAACATATTTGACTTTGTGGTGGTGATCCTGTCTATTGTAG gTATGTTTTTATCCGAAGTTATTGAGAAGTATTTTGTGTCTCCCACGCTGTTCCGAGTGATCCGTCTGGCCAGGATCGGTCGCATTCTTCGCCTCATCAAGGGAGCCAAGGGAATCCGGACGCTTCTGTTTGCTTTAATGATGTCCCTTCCCGCCCTGTTCAAcatcggcctcctcctcttcctagTCATGTTCATTTACGCCATCTTCGGCATGTCCAACTTTGCCTACGTCAAGAGGGAGTCGGGAATCGATGACATGTTTAATTTTGAAACCTTTGGGAACAGTATGATCTGTTTGTTTCAGATTACCACCTCGGCAGGGTGGGATGGACTGCTGGCCCCCATACTCAACAAGAGGGAGCCTGACTGCGACAGTCAGTTGGAGCACCCAGGCAACTCCTACAAAGGCAACTGTGGCAACCCGTCAGTGGGTATCTTCTTTTTTGTCAGTTACATCATCATCTGCTTCCTCATCGTGGTCAACATGTACATAGCCGTCATCCTCGAGAACTTCAGCGTGGCCACGGAGGAGAGCGCTGAGCCGCTGAGCGAGGACGACTTTGAGATGTTCTACGAAGTGTGGGAGCGCTTTGACCCGGACGCCACTCAGTTCGTGGAGTACAGCAAGCTTTCTGATTTTGCAGACGCTTTGGATCCGCCACTTCGCATTCCCAAGCCCAACATGATACAGCTCATCACAATGGACCTGCCCATGGTGAGCGGCGAGCGCATCCACTGCCTCGACATCCTGTTCGCCTTCACCAAGCGAGTGTTGGGCGAAGGTGGCGAGATGGACGTGTTACGTGGGCAGATGGAGGAGCGCTTCATGGCCTCCAACCCCTCCAAGGTGTCTTACGAGCCCATCACGACCACGCTGCGGCGAAAACAGGAGGAAATGTCGGCCGTCATAATTCAGAGAGCCTTCCGTCGGTACATGATCCGCCTGGCCATGAAAAAGGCCTCCACCATATACAAAGAGCAATTGAAGGAGGGCGTCCGTGACCCCGACAAAGATGTCATGGTCATCAGCAAGTTCAATGAGAACTCCACCACGGACAAAACGGACATGACCCCCTCCACAGCCTCGCCGCCTTCCTACAACAGTGTGACGAAGTCGGACAAGGACAAATACGAgaaagaaaacagggaaaaagaaaacaaagggaaaGACCGAAAGAAGTAG